GACAGGCCCGCACCCTGCGCGTGGCGCACGGTCTCCACCCGGTCCGCGTAGGTGTGGGTGGTGGTGATGTCGCCGTACGTCGACTCGGAGGTGTTGAGGTTGTGGTTGTACGCGTCGGCGCCCGCGGCCTTCAGCCGCTCCGCCTGACCGTCCGAGAGCAGCCCGAGACAGGCGCAGATCTCGACATCGGCGTTCTCTTCCTTGATGGCGCTGATGGTCTGCGAGACACGGTCGACGTCCCGGTCCGTCGGCCCCCGGCCGCTCGCCACCAGACAGACCCGCTTCGCGCCGCCGGCCACTCCCGCCGCGGCGGCCCTGGACGCCTCGTCGGGCTTCAGCCAGGTGTACTTGAGGATCTCGGCCTTGGACCCGAGCCGCTGCGAGCAGTACGAGCAGTCTTCGGGACAGAGCCCGGATTTGAGGTTGACGAGATAGTTGAGCTTGACCCGCCGCCCGAACCACTGGCGGCGCACCTTCCCGGCCGCGGCCACCACTTCGAGCAGTTCGTCGTCGGAGGTCGCCAGCACGGCGAGCGCTTCTTCGCGCGACGGCAGCTCTCGCCGAAGGCCCTTCTCCACCAGTGTGTTCAGCAGGTCCATGGCGCCGATCCTGGCGTACGGCGGGCCTCCGGGCCAAGGATGAATCCCACAAGACAGGTGCATTCAGGTGTGTGTATGACCACACCCGAAGCGGAGCGATCGACGGTTAGGGTCTGTGGGCTGCCTACAAAAGGACCCCCGCCGTGCCAGCCGAGCCACCCGCGCCGAGCATGCCGTCCCCGTCGACGCCGCCGGACCCGTTCGGCTGGATCGACGACGAGGCGCGCCGGCGTGAGCGGGCCGGTCTGGTCCGTACGCTGCGCCCCCGCCCCGCCGACTCCGCCCTGCTGGATCTCGCGAGCAACGACTACCTGGGGCTCACCCACCACCCGGTGACGACGGGCGCGGCGGCCGACGCGGCGCGCCGCTGGGGCGCGGGCGCCACCGGCTCGCGGCTGGTCACCGGAAGCACCGCGCTGCACGCCGAACTGGAGCGTGAGCTCGCGGACTTCTGCGGTTTCGAGGCCGCGCTCGTCCTGTCGTCCGGATACGCCGCGAACCTCGCCGCCCTCACCGCGCTGACCGCGCGCGGCTCGCTCATCGTCTCCGACGCCGCCAACCACGCCTCGATCGTGGACGGTTGCCGTCTCTCGCGCGCCGAGACCGTCGTCGTACCGCACGCCGATCCGCAGGCGGTGGCCAAGGCGCTCGAAACGTACGAAGGCTCCCGGGCCCTGGCCGTCAGCGACTCGGTCTTCTCGGTGGACGGTGACGCGGCGCCGCTCGCGCGGCTGGCCGAGGTGTGCCGTACGCGGGGGGCCGCACTCCTCGTGGACGACGCGCACGGTCTCGGCGTCCTCGGCGACGGCGGCCGTGGCGCCGTCCACGCGGCGGGGCTGGCGGGCGACCCGGGGACGGTCGTCACGCTCACGCTCTCCAAGTCGCTGGGCAGCCAGGGCGGCGCGGTCCTCGGGCCGGCCCGGGTGATCGGCCAACTCGTCAATACGGCACGGTCGTTCATCTTCGACACCGGCCTCGCCCCGGCCGCCGCGGGCGCCGCGCTCGCGAGCCTGCGGCTGCTGCGCGAGGACCCCTCGCTGGCGGTCCGGGCGCGCGCGGTGGCGAACGCGCTGCACCGGGGGCTGACCGGGGCGGGGCTCACCGCCGTACGCCCGGACGCGGCCGTCGTCTCCGTCCGGGCGCCGTCTCCGGAGGCGGCCGTCCGGTGGGCCGCCGACTGCCGCGAGGCCGGTCTGGTGGTGGGCTGCTTCCGGCCGCCGTCCGTGCCGGACGGGATCTCCCGGATCAGGCTCACGGCCCGCGCCGACCTGACGGACGCTCAGGTCGACGGAGCCCTGGCGACGGTCATCGCGACGGCGCCCGCCGGGGCCGTGGCGCCGGAGTGCTGAGCACCCGTCAGGGCCGGGCACGTCGTCTGTCGGTCGCCGGGGCCGGGAACTTGAGCGCGCGTAAATACGGTCTCGCGTAGCAGGGTTCACCGCTTAGAGCGACAGACAGGGGCGTATCACGGCGGATCGCCCGTGCACCGGGCGCCGTTGATGGCAGTGTGGCGCGCAGCGCAATCCGGGGACGTACTCGCGGGCAACAGCCATAGGTCGGTCTGCGTCCCGGTGGGAAAGGGACAGCGTCGCCATGGCAGACCATCAGGAAGCATCCGTCACCCTGCCGAGCGATCCGGCCTCGGTGTCCGAGGCACGCAGATACGTCGCGCGCGTGCTCACCGAGTGGGGGCTGCCGAGCGATGCCGGCACCGCCGAAACGGTTCGCCTGATCATCTCGGAACTGGCCACCAACGCCGTGCAGCACACCCTCGGCACCTCACCGACCTTCACGATCGACGTCACCCTGCGGCGCGACGAGGAACTGCGCGTCGGCGTCACGGACAGTCACCCGCGCTGGCCGCAGCGCCTCCCCGCCGCGGTCCAGCAGGACAACGGCCGCGGCATGGTCATCATCCGGGCGCTGACCGCCGAGCACGGCGGCCGACTGGCCGTCACACCCACCGCGGACGGCGGCAAGACGGTCTGGATCGCCCTGCCGTGGACGGTTCGCGCCCCGGGCTGAGCGGGCCGCGCGTGTCCCCGGTGCGCCTGGGGTCAGCGGACCCGGCCGTACAGGACGCTCCTGGACCAGATGCGCTCCAGCCGCACCACCTGACCGCTCTTGGGCGAATGCCAGATCTTGCCGTGGCCGGCGTAGATCCCGACGTGGTAGACGCTCCCTCCGGAATGGAAGAAGACCAGATCGCCCTGCCTGCGGCCGGCGGCGGAGATGTGGTGCGTGCGGTTGTACTGCTGCTGCGCGGTGCGGGGAAGCGCCTTGCCGGCCTTCTTGTACGAGAAGAGGGTCAGCCCCGAGCAGTCGAACCGGTGCGGACCTGTCGCCCCGTAGGAGTACGGGGCGCCCTTCATGGAGGCCGCCACATCCAGCGCCTTCGCGGCGGCGGGCAGGGCGTGTGCTTCCGACACGGCGCCGGGCGCCAGCATCGTGCCGCCGACGGCGGCGAGGAGGACCGATGCGGTACCGGCCCGGGAGAGCAGCGACGGGACATGCGTCTGCGCGGACATGCGCAACCCTTCGTCAGCCGCCTGTGAAGGATGACCTGTCGGGTTCGGACAGGCGAAGATGTCCGGCCGCGATGCGGCTTCACCCCGAGGAGCTGTCCATGGTCGGACCGCCCCGAACTGCTCGGGTCCTCCACTCCTGCCGATCCACTCGTGTCGACCAGTCGTCCGGAGCGGCGGCAGGACTCGGCGTCCACCCGGACCGCCCCGCCGAGGTGGCGGGGGCTTGTCGTCCCAGGGATCTTGACGCGGCCTCAGCGCGAATCCGCGTTGAAACGGCCGGATGTGACTCTCGTCACTTATGGGCCATTTGGGTCGGTACGGCCGATTCGGTGAACGGCTCATATGACAGCTCACGCGCTGTACCTGCGGCGCAGCGAAGCGTTACGACCGGACGGCCGATCGTCCGTCGCAAGTCGCCGGTCCGATCACCACGGGCGGGTCGATACGCCGAACGTGCGGCCAAATCCCGTACGGACGCGTCCGAACGGGCAGGCCGGCGGTCGAAGTCCGTCGCGGGGCGGGGGTGCGGGGCGCGGGTCCGTATCAAGTCACCGGGCCGGGCGGCATGGTGACACGTCCGGCCCTGCGCTCCCCGTCGAGCACCCGGAGCGTGCGGTCCAGGGTCGGCGTGTGCAGCTCCGTCTCACCTCTCGCGTGCATCAGCGTCAGCGCGTCGCGCAGTTCGGCGGCCCCGGACACCAGGGCCTGTGCGGCGCGCAGCGCGCTGTACGTGTCGTCGGCGCGCGAGGGGTTGATCCGGCCGACCAGGTCGACGACCCGGAGATAGCTGTCGACGAAGTCGCCCTCGGCGCGGGTCAGCGCGGGCAGCGGCGGCAGTTCCGGTGGCAGCATCGGCGGTTCACCGGGGGGCGTTGAAGCTCAAGGACGACCTGCGATCCTGCGCGACCTGGTCCACCAGGCCGTACTCCTTGGCGCCCGTCGCGTCGAAGATCGTGTCCCGGTCGATGTCGGCGTCGATCCGCTCGGCGCTCTGTCCGGTGTGCCGTACCAGCGTCTCGGCCATCAGGGCGCGCAGCCGCAGCAACTCCTCCGCGTGGATGGCGAGATCGGACGGCTGGCCGCGTACGGGCTCCTCGATCCCCGGCTGCTGGAGAACGACACGCGCGCCGGGCAGCGCCATCCGCTTGCCCGGCGCTCCGGCGGCGAGCAGGACCGCGGCGGTGGACGCCGCCTGGCCGAGGCAGGTCGTCGCCACGTCGCAGCCGACGACCTGCATCGTGTCGTAGACGGCGGACATCGAGCTCAGCGAGCCGCCGGGAGAGTTGATGTAGAGCGCGATGTCCTGGCCGGGTGCCGCGTATTCGAGTTGCAGCAGCTGGGCGATCACATCGTTCGCGGCGGTGTCGTCCAGGGGGGTGCCGAGGAAGATGATCCGTCCTTCGAAGAGCTTGGAGTACGGATCGAGGGAGCGGGTCCCGGCGGAGGTCCGCTCGGTGAACTCCGGCAGGACGTAGCGGGCGGAAGGACGGTCCATGGTGTGCCTCTCCTCGCGTGCCGGACGCGGCTCTCGTCCGTCGGTGGCCTCGATAAAAAATGTACAGGACGTACAGGCCGTAAGATGGCAACCATGGCCTACGAAATTCCGGTGACGCAAGCGCGGGCAGAACTCGCCGACCTGATCAACCGGGTCGTCTACGGCGAGGAGCGCGTGGTCGTGACGCGCCACGGCAAGCCGCTCGTCGCCCTCGTGTCGGCCGCTGACCTGGAACGACTGGAGAGCCTGAAGCTCGATGACGCCATGGCGGCGGAGGAGCGCGTGATCGCCTCGGTGAGCACGATCCGCTCGGTGACGTCCGCTCCGGGCGAACGCGCGGACTTCGGCATCGTGGCGAAGCACGAGCCGCCGGGCTGACGCGGGCGATGCGGTGAGCGGTGGGGAAAAGGCGCGGCCCCGATGGGGCCGCGCCTTTGGTGTGATCGGCGAGAAGCCGGGGGAGTCCGGTCAACTGCGCTGCGGGGAGGGCGTGTTGATGGTGCTGGGGGGGATCCACGGAGCATCGGTCCCTGCGCGCCGCTGCGCGCAGGGACCGGGTTCACTCGACGCTGTTGTCGACCTTGAAGGTGTAGTTGACCTGGTTGCCGTTGACCGAGATGGCGGTGACGGTGACACCGAGTGTGTCGCTGCCGGCGTTGAGGTCGCAGCGGATCGTGGCGCCGACCCGGGCCGGGAGGTGCTCGGGGCAGGTGACCTTGTCGGGACGCTTGCCGGTGCTCTCGGCGAGCTTGTCGGAGATTGTCTGCGCGACTCGGGCCTTGTGGACGGCCCCGTCCTCGCTGACGCCCGTGTTCCCGGGCGCCGCGGGGGCGTCGCCGGCCGGCGTCTCCTCGGCCGGTGTCTCCTCGGCCGTCGGCTCCTCCTCGACCGGGTCCTCCTCGCCGGGGGTCGCTCCCGAGCCGGCCGTCGGCTCGTCCTTCTTCTCCGCTTCGCCGATGCTGAAGGAGCATCCGGTGGCGAGAAGCACCGTCAGTGCGCCCAGCGCCGCCGCGGCCGCAATCCTCTTACGCCTCGTGTGCTGCATTCCGTCCCTCTTGTTCGTGGATATGGGACAAAGATGCGGACATCTTCCGGTGGCGAAGAATCAGCACTGAAATGCCACAGTCCCGTACGACAAGCACGCTAGCCCGGACCGGTCACCGGGTGTGCCGGTCGTTCGACCCACAAGAACGGTCAGGAACGGTACGGAGCGTGGCTCAGGACGGAACCGACCGCCGGCCGGCGCGGACGGTCATCCGACCGGGGCGGGCTCCTTCGTAGGGGCCGGGGCCTCCGGCTTTCCGGGCGCCGCGTCCGACCGGCGTGCTCCCACCGCCACCGCCGCCAGGCCCAGTACCGCCCAGATCGCGAGCGTGAGTGCCGGGGTGAAGGCCGCGTTGCCCTCGAAGTAGGCGACCGAGCGGAGCAGTGAACCGCTCGCGCCCGGCGGCAGCCACTGGCCGAGCGCGCCGACCGACTCAGGCAGGAGTTCGGGCGCGCTCGACACCCCGGACAGTGGGTTGCCGACCAGCACCATCAGCATCGCGCCGAGTCCGATGCCCGGCCGGCCGAGCAGCGCCGCGAGGCCCGCCACCGTACCGCCGACGGCCAGTACGGCGAGGGCGAACACCCCTGCCTCCGCCCACCAGTTGCCGGCGATCACCTCCAGCCAGTTGTGGGCCAGGGCGGTGGCGGTGAGGCCCGCCAGGGCCGCCGCGCCGAAGAGCGCGCCCACCGCGCGGATGCCGCGCAGCGCGAGCAGGCTCACCAGGGCGCCGGTCGCGACGCCCGCGAGGGCGAGCGGGAGCATGCTCGCTCCCAGCGCGCTGCCGCGCGGATCCCCGGCGGGGGTGGCGACGACATCGGTCACCTGTACGTCGGTGCCCTCGGGGGCCTGCGCGGTCACGGCTTCCCGCAGCAGCTGGGCGACCACCGGGCTCCCCGCCGACGCCGTCAGCAGGTGGGGCCCCTGCGCGGTGGCGACCACCGCCCCGTAGACGTCCCGGTTCTCGATCGCCTTACGCGCCGCGGCCTCGTCGTCGTACCGGTGCACATCGAAGGCGTCCGGCTCACGCTCGAACCCCTGCTGGAGCCGCTCGGTCGCGGAGGCCGGTCCAGCGACGCCGACCGGCACCTCGTGCGGCGCGACGCGGGCGGCGGGCCAGGCGAAGGCCGTGAGCGCCAGCGCGGCGATCAGCGGGATCAGGAGCACGACGCCGATCATGCGGCGCGTGGGAGTGGCGGACATGGTGTCCTCGCTATCGGTCCACGGATTTAAAAAGAAGGATCGTTCGTTTTGGAGATGCCGCCACTGTTACCGGCGAGCCGGGAGCTTGTCAAGAAGGAATGTTCGTTTTACGTTGATCGCATGGCCCGCGTATCGCAGCAGCACCTGGACGCCCGCAGGCGTCAGATCCTTGACGCCGCCGCGCGCTGTTTCGCGCGCAACGGCTTCCACGCCACGTCGATGCAGGACGTGCTGCGCGAGGCCGACCTCTCCGCCGGCGCCGTCTACCGCTACTTCAGCAGCAAGGAGGAGCTGATCGGGGCCATCGTCACCGAGGTGCTCGACACCGTCAGGGAGGCGTTCGAGGAGGCCGCGAGCCAGAGTCCGCCCGACCCGCCCGACGTACTGGTCGGCCAGGTGATGGGCCGCGTGCTGCGCGGGGAGTTCGGCATGGGCACCGCCGCCGGTGTCGAGGCGCCCCGCCTGCTCGTCCAGGTGTGGACGGAGACCCTGCGCAACGAGTCGCTCGCGGCGCTGCTGCGGACCGGCTACGACACGGTGCGCGCCGCCTGGGTCAAGGTCGTCGAGGCGTATCAGGCGGCGGGACTGATGCGCGACGACGTTCCGGCGGAGCATGTCGCGCGGACGATGATCGCCACGGCGCAGGGATTCGCCGCGCAGCAGGCGCTGTTCGGCGAGGTCCCGGTGGAGGTCCTGCGGAACGGCCTGCGCGGGTTGATGTCCATGGGCGGGCAAAAGCCCGGTTAACCTGCCGGAAAAACTTCCGCCGTACCGTGCGATGTCCGGCTGTGCGGCCCCTGTTCGTGTTCAACAGAGTGTTGAATCGGTGCGGGCGGACACCAGGCTCCACGCCGGACCGGGCCGCGACAGTGAGGTGGAAACGTGCAGTTGACCCCGCACGAGCAGGAACGGCTGCTCATCCATGTGGCCGCCGACGTGGCCGCCAAGCGGCTTGCGCGCGGGCTGCGTCTCAACCATCCGGAGGCGGTCGCCCTGATCACCTCGCACCTGCTCGAAGGCGCCAGGGACGGCCGTACCGTCGCCGAACTCATGGCGTCCGGACGCAAGGTGCTCACCCGCGACGACGTCATGGAGGGCATCCCCGAGATGCTCCACGACGTCCAGGTGGAGGCCACCTTCCCGGACGGCACGAAGCTCGTCACCGTCCACGACCCGATCGTCTGACGGAGGAGCGCGGCCGATGATTCCCGGCGAGATCCTGTACGCAGACGGCACCGTGCCCCTCAACGAGGGCCGCCCCGTCACCCGCCTCACCGTGCTCAACGCAGCCGACCGGCCCGTCCAGGTCGGCTCCCACTACCACTTCGCCGAGGCCAACCCCGGTCTGCGGTTCGACCGCGCGGCGGCGCGCGGCCTGCGCCTGAACGTGGCCGCGGGTACGTCCGTACGGTTCGAACCCGGCATCCCCGTCGACGTCGAACTCGTCCCGATCGCCGGACTGCGTGTCGTACCGGGCCTCCGTGGCGAGGCAGGAGGACCCCTCGATGCCTGAGCTGAGCAGAGCCGTCTACGCCGACCTCTTCGGCCCCACCACCGGCGACCGGATCCGGCTCGCCGACACCGATCTCCTCGTCGAGATCGAGGAGGACCGCTCGGGCGGCCCCGGACTCGCGGGCGACGAGGCCGTGTTCGGCGGCGGCAAGGTGATCCGCGAGTCGATGGGCCAGTCGCGTACGACACGGGCCGAAGGCGCGCCGGACACCGTGATCACCGGCGCCGTGATCATCGACCACTGGGGCGTCGTCAAAGCGGACGTCGGCATCCGGGACGGCAGGATCACCGGCATCGGCAAGGCCGGCAACCCGGACACCATGGACGCGGTCCACCCGGACCTCGTCATCGGACCCGAGACCGAGATCATCGCGGGCAACGGCAAGATCCTCACCGCCGGAGCCGTCGACGCCCACGTCCACTTCATCTCACCGACCCTCATCGACCAGGCGCTGTCCTCCGGCATCACCACCCTCGTCGGCGGCGGCACCGGACCCGCCGAGGGGACGAAGGCCACCACCGTCACCCCGGGACCCTGGCACCTGGCGCGGATGTTCGCCGCCCTGGAGTCGTACCCCGTCAACATCGGACTGCTCGGCAAGGGCAACACGATGTCCCGCGACGCCATGCGATCCCAACTGCGCGGCGGTGCACTCGGGTTCAAGATCCACGAGGACTGGGGCGCGACCCCGGCCGTCATCGACGCCTGCCTCGGTGTCTGCGAGGAGACCGGCGTCCAGCTCGCCATCCACACCGACACGCTCAACGAGGCCGGATTCGTCGCCGACACCCTCGCCGCCGTCGCCGGGCGGACCCTGCACGCGTACCACTCCGAGGGCGCCGGCGGCGGCCACGCGCCGGACATCATCACGGTGGTGTCGGAGCCGTACGTGCTGCCCAGCTCGACCAACCCGACGCGCCCGCACACCGTCAACACCATCGACGAACACCTCGACATGCTGATGGTCTGCCACCATCTCAACCCGGCGGTCCCCGAGGACCTCGCCTTCGCCGAGTCGCGGATCAGGCCCACCACCATCGCGGCCGAGGACATCCTGCACGACCTCGGGGCGATCTCGATCATCTCCTCCGACTCGCAGGCCATGGGCCGGATCGGCGAGGTGATCCTGCGGACCTGGCAGACCGCGCACGTCATGAAGAAGCGCCGGGGCGCGCTGCCCGGCGACGGCCGGGCCGACAACCAGCGGGTCCGCCGGTACGTCGCCAAGTACACCGTCAACCCGGCGCTCGCCCAGGGGCTCGGCCACGAGATCGGCTCCGTCGAGACCGGGAAGCTCGCCGACCTCGTCCTGTGGGACCCCGCGTTCTTCGGCGTGAAGCCCCAACTCGTCATCAAGGGCGGGCAGATCGCATACGCGCAGATGGGCGACGCCAACGCGTCCATCCCCACCCCGGGCCCCGTCCTGCCCCGGCCCATGTTCGGCGCGACAGGCACCGCCCCCGCGTCCAACTCCGTCAACTTCGTCGCACAGGCGGCGATCGAGGACGCGCTTCCCGAACGGCTCGGTCTCGGCAAGCGGTTCGTGCCGATCGAGAACACCCGCTCCGTCGGCAAGGCCGACATGCGGCAGAACGACGCCCTGCCCGATGTCCGGGTCGACCCCGACACCTTCACGGTGACGATCGACGGCGATGTGGTCGAACCCGCGCCCGCCGCCGAACTGCCCATGGCCCAGCGCTACTTCCTCTTCTGATGAGCCGCGCCGCGCTGCTCGTCCTCGCCGACGGACGGTTTCCGGCCGGTGGCCACGCCCACTCGGGCGGCGCCGAGGCGGCCGTCCGCGCGGGGCGGCTCACCGACGCCCGCGACCTGGCGGCCTTCTGCCGGGGCCGGCTGCACACCACCGGACTCACCTCCGCCGCGCTCGCGGCAGCGGCCGTACTCGGCGTCGACCCTCTCGTCCTGGACGAGGCCGCCGACGCCCGCACCCCCTCGCCCGCCCTGCGCGCCACCGCCCGCAAGCTCGGCCGCCAGCTGATGCGTGCCGCCCGCGCCACCTGGCCGGGACCGGAGCTCGACGCCCTCGCGGCCGCCCGCCCGCGCGGCGCCCACCAGCCGGTTGTTCTCGGGCTCGCCGCGCGGTCGGCCGGCCTCGGACCCGAGGACGCCGCGCACTGCGTCCTGTACGAGACGGTCAGCGGCCCCGCCACCGCCGCCGTACGGCTGCTGAGCCTGGACCCCTTCGACGCGACCGCCGTCCTGGCCCGGCTGGCACCCGACATCGACGAGACCGCGCGGCGCGCCGTGGCCACCGCGCACCGCGCCGTACGGAAGGGGCCCGGCGCCCTGCCCGCAGCCTCCGCGCCGCTGCTCGACATCACCGCCGAGGCGCACGCGGCCTGGCCGGTGCGTCTCTTCGCTTCGTAACGCCCGACCACCCCACCGGCACACGCCACCGTGCCCCGCCGCAGGACCACGAAGGAGCCGCACCGTGCACCTCGACCACGCCGACCCGTACACCGACCCGTATCGGGACCCGCACAGCCACGGAGCGGGGGCGGTGCGCGCCGACGGCTCCCGGCGCGCCCTGCGTATCGGCCTCGGCGGGCCCGTCGGCTCCGGCAAGACCGCGACCGTCGCGGCCCTCTGCCGCGCGCTGCGCGACCGGATGTCCATCGCCGTCGTCACCAACGACATCTACACCCGGGAGGACGCGGCGTTCCTGCTGCGCAACGCCGTGCTGCCGGCCGAGCGCATCCAGGCCGTCGAGACCGGCGCCTGCCCGCACACCGCGATCCGCGACGACATCTCCGCCAACCTCGAAGCCGTCGAGGACCTGGAGGACTCCGTCGGACCGCTCGATCTGATCCTGGTCGAGTCCGGCGGTGACAATCTCACCGCCACCTTCTCCAAGGGGCTCGTCGACGCGCAGATCTTCGTCATCGACGTCGCCGGCGGCGACGACATCCCGCGCAAGGGCGGCCCCGGCGTCACCACCTCCGACCTGCTGGTGATCAACAAGACCGATCTCGCACCGTACGTCGGCTCCGACCTCGGGCGCATGGCGTCCGACGCCAAGGAGCAACGGGGCGAACTCCCCGTCCTGTTCACCTCGCTCACCGGCCCGGACGGGGTGGCACCGGTTGCCGAGTGGGTACGCGCGCGCTTCGCCGCCTGGACCGCATGAGCGTCCAGGCCACCGCCCGGATCACCGCCGCGCCCGACGGCCGCGGGGGAACGGCCCTGCCGGTGCTGGAGAGCGACGGACCGCTCGCGCTGCGCCGTACGCGCGCGGCCGTCGCCACGCACGCCCGCGTCACCGTCGTCGGCGCGATGAGCGCACCGCTCGGCGGCGACCGGCTCGCCCTCGAAGCGGTCGTAACGGACGGGGCCGCGCTCACCGTCGACGCGGCGGCCGCCATGATCGCGCTGCCCGGCCACCGCACCGGCGACGGGCCCGCCGACCACGCGGGCTACGGCATACAACTCACCGTCGGCGAGAGCGCCGTATTGCACTGGCTGCCCGAACAGCTCATCTCGGTCACCGGCAGCGACCTGCGGACACACACACGCGCCGAACTCGCCCCCACCGCCCGGCTGGTACTGCGCGAGGAACTGATCCTCGGCCGGCACGGCGAGGCGCCCGGCACCGTCACCACCCGGCTCACCGTGCACCGCGCCGGCCGCCCGCTGCTGGACCAGCACCTCGCGCTCGGCCCCGGCGCACCCGGCGGCTGGGACGGCGGAGCGGTCATCGGCGGCCACCGGGCCGTCGGCCAACTCCTGCTGGTGAGACCGGAGTTCGAGGAGAAGCCGGTGGCCCCGCGACTGCTCGGCGACACCGCCGTACTCACCCCGCTCGCCGGTCCCGGAGCGCTCGTGACCGCGCTCGCCCCGGACGCCCGGGTCCTGCGCCAGGTCCTGGACGAGGCACTGGCGGAGCTGTACCGCTGAGCGGAACTGGGGGCACCGGCTATCGGTTCGGCAAAGAATTGCCGGTTTGGCCTGTTCTCAACTGCCTCACAGACGAAAGGATCCCCTTCGGTAACCCTACGAACAGCGTCGCGGCGTGCGGCGCGTCACACAGGGGGAGGTACCACTTGAGACGCACAGCGGTGCTCGGCTCGGCCGGCACTCTGCTCGCGGGCACGCTCATAGCGACCACGCTCGCCGCCTCATCGGCGAGCGCCGACGGCCGTGCCGACAGTGGCAGGGCCGCGCAGAGCAAGGAACAGAAGGCACGCAGCGCCCAGGCGGCCGGTGCCGAGGTGGCCGCCGCACGCGCGGCGAAGAAGGGGATCGACTGGGCGGACTGCCCGGCCGAATGGTCCCTGGAGAAGCCGATCCAGTGCGGCTACGTGAGCGTCCCGCTCGACTACGCCCGCCCGAACGGCAAGCAGATCAGGATAGCCGTCGACCGGATCGGCAACACCGGCACGGCGAGCGAGCGTCAGGGCTCGCTCGTCTACAACCCCGGTGGCCCCGGCGGTTCCGGCATGGCGTTCCCGCGCCGCGTCGTGACCAAGAACGCCATCTGGGCGGATGCCGCGAAGGCGTACGACTTCGTCGGCTTCGACCCGCGCGGGGTCGGGCGCTCGACGCCCATCTCGTGCGTCGACCCGCAGGAGTTCGTCAAGGCTCCCAAGGCCGACCCCGTCCCCGACAGCGAGGCCGACAAGCGCGCCCAGCGCAAGCTCGCGGCCGAGTACGCGGACGGCTGCAAGGAGCGCAGCGGCTGGATGCTGCCGCACATGACGACGCCCAACACCGCGCGTGACCTGGACGTCCTGCGGGCCGCGCTTGGCGACAGGAAGCTCAACTACGTGGGCGTCTCGTACGGCACCTACCTGGGCGCCGTGTACGGCACGCTCTTCCCGTCCCATGTACGGCGCATGGTGCTGGACAGCGTGGTG
The nucleotide sequence above comes from Streptomyces sp. NBC_01716. Encoded proteins:
- the bioB gene encoding biotin synthase BioB; this translates as MDLLNTLVEKGLRRELPSREEALAVLATSDDELLEVVAAAGKVRRQWFGRRVKLNYLVNLKSGLCPEDCSYCSQRLGSKAEILKYTWLKPDEASRAAAAGVAGGAKRVCLVASGRGPTDRDVDRVSQTISAIKEENADVEICACLGLLSDGQAERLKAAGADAYNHNLNTSESTYGDITTTHTYADRVETVRHAQGAGLSACSGLIAGMGESDADLVDVVFGLRELDPDSVPVNFLIPVKGTPLAGEWNLTPQRALRILAMVRFVCPDVEVRLAGGREVHLRTMQPLALHLVNSIFLGDYLTTEGQEGKADLDMIADAGFEVEGTDTTTLPEHRGGGCASACAPSADKGDPVAEPVGADAGAARTDLVTVRRRGAGTDLAPNA
- a CDS encoding 8-amino-7-oxononanoate synthase, with translation MPSPSTPPDPFGWIDDEARRRERAGLVRTLRPRPADSALLDLASNDYLGLTHHPVTTGAAADAARRWGAGATGSRLVTGSTALHAELERELADFCGFEAALVLSSGYAANLAALTALTARGSLIVSDAANHASIVDGCRLSRAETVVVPHADPQAVAKALETYEGSRALAVSDSVFSVDGDAAPLARLAEVCRTRGAALLVDDAHGLGVLGDGGRGAVHAAGLAGDPGTVVTLTLSKSLGSQGGAVLGPARVIGQLVNTARSFIFDTGLAPAAAGAALASLRLLREDPSLAVRARAVANALHRGLTGAGLTAVRPDAAVVSVRAPSPEAAVRWAADCREAGLVVGCFRPPSVPDGISRIRLTARADLTDAQVDGALATVIATAPAGAVAPEC
- a CDS encoding ATP-binding protein, translated to MADHQEASVTLPSDPASVSEARRYVARVLTEWGLPSDAGTAETVRLIISELATNAVQHTLGTSPTFTIDVTLRRDEELRVGVTDSHPRWPQRLPAAVQQDNGRGMVIIRALTAEHGGRLAVTPTADGGKTVWIALPWTVRAPG
- a CDS encoding C40 family peptidase, which translates into the protein MSAQTHVPSLLSRAGTASVLLAAVGGTMLAPGAVSEAHALPAAAKALDVAASMKGAPYSYGATGPHRFDCSGLTLFSYKKAGKALPRTAQQQYNRTHHISAAGRRQGDLVFFHSGGSVYHVGIYAGHGKIWHSPKSGQVVRLERIWSRSVLYGRVR
- a CDS encoding ATP-dependent Clp protease proteolytic subunit translates to MDRPSARYVLPEFTERTSAGTRSLDPYSKLFEGRIIFLGTPLDDTAANDVIAQLLQLEYAAPGQDIALYINSPGGSLSSMSAVYDTMQVVGCDVATTCLGQAASTAAVLLAAGAPGKRMALPGARVVLQQPGIEEPVRGQPSDLAIHAEELLRLRALMAETLVRHTGQSAERIDADIDRDTIFDATGAKEYGLVDQVAQDRRSSLSFNAPR
- a CDS encoding type II toxin-antitoxin system Phd/YefM family antitoxin, translated to MAYEIPVTQARAELADLINRVVYGEERVVVTRHGKPLVALVSAADLERLESLKLDDAMAAEERVIASVSTIRSVTSAPGERADFGIVAKHEPPG
- a CDS encoding DUF4333 domain-containing protein translates to MQHTRRKRIAAAAALGALTVLLATGCSFSIGEAEKKDEPTAGSGATPGEEDPVEEEPTAEETPAEETPAGDAPAAPGNTGVSEDGAVHKARVAQTISDKLAESTGKRPDKVTCPEHLPARVGATIRCDLNAGSDTLGVTVTAISVNGNQVNYTFKVDNSVE
- a CDS encoding ABC transporter permease, producing the protein MSATPTRRMIGVVLLIPLIAALALTAFAWPAARVAPHEVPVGVAGPASATERLQQGFEREPDAFDVHRYDDEAAARKAIENRDVYGAVVATAQGPHLLTASAGSPVVAQLLREAVTAQAPEGTDVQVTDVVATPAGDPRGSALGASMLPLALAGVATGALVSLLALRGIRAVGALFGAAALAGLTATALAHNWLEVIAGNWWAEAGVFALAVLAVGGTVAGLAALLGRPGIGLGAMLMVLVGNPLSGVSSAPELLPESVGALGQWLPPGASGSLLRSVAYFEGNAAFTPALTLAIWAVLGLAAVAVGARRSDAAPGKPEAPAPTKEPAPVG
- a CDS encoding TetR/AcrR family transcriptional regulator, whose protein sequence is MARVSQQHLDARRRQILDAAARCFARNGFHATSMQDVLREADLSAGAVYRYFSSKEELIGAIVTEVLDTVREAFEEAASQSPPDPPDVLVGQVMGRVLRGEFGMGTAAGVEAPRLLVQVWTETLRNESLAALLRTGYDTVRAAWVKVVEAYQAAGLMRDDVPAEHVARTMIATAQGFAAQQALFGEVPVEVLRNGLRGLMSMGGQKPG
- a CDS encoding urease subunit gamma; its protein translation is MQLTPHEQERLLIHVAADVAAKRLARGLRLNHPEAVALITSHLLEGARDGRTVAELMASGRKVLTRDDVMEGIPEMLHDVQVEATFPDGTKLVTVHDPIV